Proteins encoded by one window of Salvia splendens isolate huo1 chromosome 5, SspV2, whole genome shotgun sequence:
- the LOC121804804 gene encoding phosphatidate cytidylyltransferase 1 isoform X1, with product MDRDTGSGGPSTPSGPTARLRRRKGSNEVPPEVETNGDRLLFNDRNKYKSMLIRTYSTVWMIGGFVSIIYLGHLYIWAMVVVIQIFMAKELFNLLRKAHEDRQLPGFRLLNWHFFFTVMLFVYGRILSQRLVNTVTMDKFLYKLVGRLIKYHMVTCYFLYIAGFMWFILTLKKKMYKYQFSQYAWTHMILIVVFTQSAFTVANIFEGIFWFLLPASLIVINDIAAYIFGFFFGRTPLIKLSPKKTWEGFIGASFATMISAFVLANILGHFQWLTCPRKDLSTGWLECDPGPLFKPEYFTVPQWFPEWFPWREISILPVQWHALCLGLFASIIAPFGGFFASGFKRAFKIKDFGDSIPGHGGITDRMDCQMVMAVFAYIYHQSFIVPQSLSIEMIMDQILMNLTFEEQRALYTKLGQIIMEKQFGES from the exons ATGGACAGGGATACTGGTTCTGGTGGTCCATCAACACCTAGTGGGCCTACTGCACGGTTACGTCGGCGGAAAGGCTCGAATGAG GTTCCTCCAGAAGTTGAAACAAATGGCGATCGTTTACTTTTCAATGACCGTAACAAGTACAAGTCAATGTTGATCCGCACATATTCAACTGTTTGGATGATTGGAGGCTTTGTCTCGATAATATACTTGGGTCACCTTTATATATGGGCCATGGTAGTGGTTATTCAAATATTTATGGCTAAGGAGCTGTTCAATTTGCTTAGGAAGGCACATGAAGACCGGCAACTCCCTGGTTTTAGGCTCTTGAATTG GCACTTCTTCTTCACAGTCATGCTTTTCGTATATGGTCGAATTCTCAGTCAAAGGCTTGTGAATACTGTGACTATGGACAAATTTTTGTATAAGCTGGTGGGAAGGCTTATAAAGTATCATATGGTTACCTGTTATTTCTTGTATATCGCAG GTTTTATGTGGTTCATCCTTACATTAAAGAAGAAGATGTACAAATATCAGTTTAGCCAATACGCTTGGACGCATATGATTTTGATTGTGGTGTTTACCCAATCAGCCTTTACAGTGGCTAATATTTTTGAAGGAATATTCTG GTTCCTTCTTCCAGCCTCACTTATTGTCATCAATGACATTGCTGCTTACATTTTTGGGTTCTTCTTCGGGAGAACTCCTTTAATCAAACTCTCACCAAAGAAAACATGGGAAGGCTTTATTGGCGCGTCTTTTGCAACTATGATATCTGCCTTTGTG ctGGCAAATATATTGGGTCACTTCCAGTGGTTAACATGTCCAAGAAAG gatttgtcGACTGGTTGGCTTGAATGTGATCCTGGTCCACTGTTTAAGCCCGAGTATTTTACTGTCCCACAGTGGTTTCCTGAATGG TTTCCTTGGAGAGAGATTTCTATTTTACCTGTCCAGTGGCATGCATTATGTCTTGGTCTTTTTGCATCAATTATAGCACCTTTTGGAGGCTTTTTCGCCAGTGGCTTTAAACGGGCTTTCAAAATCAAG GATTTTGGAGATAGCATTCCTGGACATGGTGGTATCACAGATAGAATGGATTGCCAG ATGGTGATGGCCGTCTTTGCATACATATATCACCAATCGTTCATTGTACCACAGAGCCTGTCAATCGAGATGATCATGGACCAG ATTCTAATGAACCTGACGTTTGAGGAACAGAGAGCGCTATACACAAAACTCGGGCAGATAATCATGGAGAAGCAGTTTGGAGAATCCTGA
- the LOC121804804 gene encoding phosphatidate cytidylyltransferase 1 isoform X2 gives MDRDTGSGGPSTPSGPTARLRRRKGSNEVPPEVETNGDRLLFNDRNKYKSMLIRTYSTVWMIGGFVSIIYLGHLYIWAMVVVIQIFMAKELFNLLRKAHEDRQLPGFRLLNWHFFFTVMLFVYGRILSQRLVNTVTMDKFLYKLVGRLIKYHMVTCYFLYIAGFMWFILTLKKKMYKYQFSQYAWTHMILIVVFTQSAFTVANIFEGIFWFLLPASLIVINDIAAYIFGFFFGRTPLIKLSPKKTWEGFIGASFATMISAFVLANILGHFQWLTCPRKDLSTGWLECDPGPLFKPEYFTVPQWFPEWDFGDSIPGHGGITDRMDCQMVMAVFAYIYHQSFIVPQSLSIEMIMDQILMNLTFEEQRALYTKLGQIIMEKQFGES, from the exons ATGGACAGGGATACTGGTTCTGGTGGTCCATCAACACCTAGTGGGCCTACTGCACGGTTACGTCGGCGGAAAGGCTCGAATGAG GTTCCTCCAGAAGTTGAAACAAATGGCGATCGTTTACTTTTCAATGACCGTAACAAGTACAAGTCAATGTTGATCCGCACATATTCAACTGTTTGGATGATTGGAGGCTTTGTCTCGATAATATACTTGGGTCACCTTTATATATGGGCCATGGTAGTGGTTATTCAAATATTTATGGCTAAGGAGCTGTTCAATTTGCTTAGGAAGGCACATGAAGACCGGCAACTCCCTGGTTTTAGGCTCTTGAATTG GCACTTCTTCTTCACAGTCATGCTTTTCGTATATGGTCGAATTCTCAGTCAAAGGCTTGTGAATACTGTGACTATGGACAAATTTTTGTATAAGCTGGTGGGAAGGCTTATAAAGTATCATATGGTTACCTGTTATTTCTTGTATATCGCAG GTTTTATGTGGTTCATCCTTACATTAAAGAAGAAGATGTACAAATATCAGTTTAGCCAATACGCTTGGACGCATATGATTTTGATTGTGGTGTTTACCCAATCAGCCTTTACAGTGGCTAATATTTTTGAAGGAATATTCTG GTTCCTTCTTCCAGCCTCACTTATTGTCATCAATGACATTGCTGCTTACATTTTTGGGTTCTTCTTCGGGAGAACTCCTTTAATCAAACTCTCACCAAAGAAAACATGGGAAGGCTTTATTGGCGCGTCTTTTGCAACTATGATATCTGCCTTTGTG ctGGCAAATATATTGGGTCACTTCCAGTGGTTAACATGTCCAAGAAAG gatttgtcGACTGGTTGGCTTGAATGTGATCCTGGTCCACTGTTTAAGCCCGAGTATTTTACTGTCCCACAGTGGTTTCCTGAATGG GATTTTGGAGATAGCATTCCTGGACATGGTGGTATCACAGATAGAATGGATTGCCAG ATGGTGATGGCCGTCTTTGCATACATATATCACCAATCGTTCATTGTACCACAGAGCCTGTCAATCGAGATGATCATGGACCAG ATTCTAATGAACCTGACGTTTGAGGAACAGAGAGCGCTATACACAAAACTCGGGCAGATAATCATGGAGAAGCAGTTTGGAGAATCCTGA
- the LOC121805133 gene encoding calmodulin calcium-dependent NAD kinase-like — MSMSRGKIVAAHVAAATAVGLAAAAVIHFRRRRSTLSKHDFNHLAPLLQQTESGRLGKIEKFSNYLARQIGFAVENECPQLIKLAYEYLKRSKGVDDKIYEYFAKHPNAEDLYVNFVKELERCILGYLAFHWSHASLLITQILSVDSEQKKLKEFVMAATRKLRFDKTTKDLKVTRVFSTIVEELKAIGTEPSDVMAPVALSQRSPVLLLMGGGMGAGKSTVLKDIMKESFWSGAAANAVVVEADAFKETDVIYRALSLRGHHQDMLQTAELVHQSSTDAASSLLVTALNEGRDVIMDGTLSWEPFVDQTIAMARNVHRRRYRMGVGYKVEEDGSITENYWAPDEETIKDRKPYRIELVGVVCDPYLAVVRGIRRAIQIGRAVRVQSQLKSHKRFANAFQNYTELVDNARLYCTNAPGGPPRLIAWKDGGSKLLVDRDDIKSLTTVKELNEEAESIYELYKHPSTMYEAGSVWNDIVLQPTRSALQLELKTAINAIETHVSS, encoded by the exons ATACACTTCCGTCGCCGTCGGTCAACACTCTCAAAACATGATTTCAACCACCTTGCTCCGCTCCTGCAACAGACGGAATCCGGCCGGCTTGGAAAAATCGAGAAATTTTCCAATTATCTTG CAAGGCAGATTGGATTTGCGGTTGAAAATGAGTGCCCACAGCTCATAAAATTAGCATATGAATACCTCAAGAGATCCAAAGGAGTTGATGataaaatatatgaatatttCGCCAAACACCCAAATGCAGAAGATTTGTATGTTAATTTTGTTAAAGAACTTGAAAGATGCATTCTTGGATACTTAGCTTTTCACTGGAGTCATGCCTCTCTCTTGATTACCCAG ATACTGAGCGTTGATTCTGAACAGAAGAAGCTGAAGGAGTTTGTAATGGCAGCTACAAG GAAGCTAAGGTTCGATAAGACGACGAAGGACCTGAAGGTGACGAGAGTATTCTCGACAATAGTGGAGGAGTTGAAAGCAATCGGAACTGAACCTTCGGACGTCATGGCTCCGGTGGCCCTCAGCCAACGGAGCCCCGTCCTCCTCCTTATGGGCGGCGGCATGGGCGCCGGCAAGAGCACTGTCCTTAAGGACATTATGAAAGA ATCATTCTGGTCGGGAGCAGCAGCAAATGCGGTGGTTGTGGAGGCCGATGCTTTCAAGGAGACAGACGTCATCTACCGTGCCTTGAGCTTAAGAGGCCATCATCAAGACATGCTTCAGACAGCTGAACTCGTGCACCAATCTTCCACGGATGCTGCATCTTCGCTCCTAGTGACCGCCCTCAACGAAGGGCGGGACGTGATCATGGACGGCACCCTTTCATGGGAGCCCTTCGTCGACCAGACTATTGCAATGGCCAGAAACGTGCACAGACGCCGCTACAGGATGGGAGTAGGCTACAAGGTCGAAGAGGATGGCTCCATCACAGAGAACTATTGGGCTCCGGACGAGGAGACCATCAAGGACAGGAAGCCGTATAGGATTGAGTTGGTTGGAGTTGTGTGTGATCCCTATCTTGCTGTTGTTAGAGGCATAAG GAGGGCAATACAAATAGGGAGAGCAGTGAGGGTGCAATCACAGCTGAAATCTCACAAGAGATTTGCTAATGCATTTCAAAATTACACTGAGCTCGTTGATAATGCTAGACTATACTGCACCAACGCGCCGGGAGGCCCTCCTAGG CTGATAGCATGGAAAGATGGAGGGAGCAAACTGTTGGTGGATAGAGATGATATAAAGAGTTTGACAACAGTGAAAGAGTTGAATGAGGAAGCAGAGTCGATATACGAGCTGTACAAGCATCCAAGCACAATGTACGAAGCTGGGTCAGTTTGGAATGATATAGTGCTGCAGCCAACTAGGTCTGCGCTTCAATTGGAGCTTAAAACTGCCATCAACGCGATTGAAACCCATGTTTCTTCATGA